Proteins co-encoded in one Nitrospirota bacterium genomic window:
- the rapZ gene encoding RNase adapter RapZ has product MKTPKTRRLFTVILTGLSGAGKSVALNALEDSGFFCVDNLPTSLIKSFADLCCKTPSITRIAFGMDVRERKFLADFSGTVLALKKKHKVEIIFLEAAEKVLIRRFKETRRPHPLGFKDLRKAIDRERGLMSDIRKAADRIIDTSPLSPHDLRRVIKKIYTKEEARPLSVTLISFGYKYGIPAEADLLFDVRFLPNPNFIEGLKHLAGTTPKLRKFVLTQQDTRPFLDRLYSLLNYIIPLYAQEGRSYLTIGIGCTGGRHRSPALIEEIKKFFRNKKIAVMVVHRDLG; this is encoded by the coding sequence ATGAAAACTCCTAAGACCAGGCGCCTCTTTACAGTTATCCTGACGGGTCTTTCGGGCGCAGGCAAATCTGTTGCGCTTAACGCCCTTGAAGACAGCGGTTTTTTCTGTGTTGACAACCTTCCCACATCGCTCATAAAGTCGTTTGCTGACCTGTGCTGCAAGACCCCTTCAATTACAAGAATTGCTTTCGGCATGGACGTCAGGGAAAGAAAGTTTTTAGCCGATTTTTCAGGAACAGTTTTGGCCTTGAAAAAGAAGCATAAGGTGGAAATTATATTTCTTGAGGCGGCGGAAAAGGTCCTTATAAGAAGGTTTAAGGAGACAAGACGGCCTCACCCTCTTGGATTCAAGGACCTGAGGAAGGCAATTGACAGGGAACGCGGTTTGATGTCTGATATACGCAAGGCGGCAGACAGAATCATTGACACGTCGCCTTTAAGCCCGCATGATCTGAGGAGGGTCATTAAAAAAATATATACGAAGGAGGAGGCAAGGCCGCTGTCAGTTACGCTTATATCCTTTGGTTATAAATACGGCATTCCTGCTGAGGCTGATCTTCTGTTTGACGTAAGGTTTCTGCCGAATCCGAATTTCATAGAAGGACTGAAACATCTTGCCGGGACAACCCCAAAACTCAGGAAGTTTGTGCTTACACAGCAAGATACAAGGCCTTTTCTTGACAGGCTCTATTCGCTGTTAAATTATATTATCCCGCTTTACGCCCAGGAGGGACGGAGTTACCTGACTATCGGCATCGGCTGTACAGGCGGCAGGCACAGGTCGCCTGCGCTTATTGAGGAAATTAAAAAATTCTTCAGGAATAAAAAGATTGCGGTAATGGTAGTTCACAGGGATCTGGGGTAA
- the pnp gene encoding polyribonucleotide nucleotidyltransferase, translated as MTKVELEVQGKTLILETGLFAKQADGSIIARYGNTVILATAVAKKEEKEGLDFFPLTIDYQEKAYAAGKIPGGFFKREGKPSEKEVLTSRLIDRSLRPLFPDGFYRETQGIVSVLSYGDENISDVLGIIGMSAALGISPIPLEFPVGAVRIGIIDSAFVINPDLKETAECDFSLVIAGTEDAVVMVEGGGLEIISETTLLEAIDAAHKEIKRIIDLQKQLISMIGKPKTAVTPPVINKELLNSVSNLALAKVKEAITVPDKLRRQDTLDAILKDVITSLNTGETDISKDISSVFNALEKDLVRNMILEKGIRADGRKPDEIRKISADVGILPRTHGSALFVRGETQCLAIVTLGTSEDEQRIDALEGESKKTFMLHYNFPPFSVGEVKPLRGPGRREIGHGMLAERALKALLPQKTDFPYTIRIVADVLESNGSSSMATVCGGSLALMDAGVPIKSPVAGIAMGLIKEGAKVVVLTDILGLEDHLGDMDFKVTGTEEGITAFQMDVKISGVTRGIMETALEQARKGRLYILGKMSEILAGPRENLSTHAPRIFTMQIKTDKIREVIGPGGKVIRGIVEQTGVKIDIDDTGHINIASIDETSAQKAIDIIKGIVADAELGKIYMGKVKRVVDFGAFVEIFPGTEGLVHISQISDTRIAKVTDEINEGDEILVKVIEIDKTGRIRLSRKDAMKEKTPAAQ; from the coding sequence ATGACAAAGGTTGAACTTGAAGTTCAGGGCAAGACCCTTATTCTTGAAACAGGACTCTTCGCAAAACAGGCAGACGGCTCAATAATTGCCAGATACGGCAATACAGTCATATTAGCCACGGCAGTAGCCAAGAAGGAAGAAAAAGAAGGTTTAGATTTTTTCCCCCTCACGATTGATTATCAGGAAAAGGCATATGCGGCTGGCAAAATTCCCGGAGGCTTTTTTAAACGCGAAGGGAAGCCGAGCGAAAAAGAAGTGCTTACTTCCCGGCTGATTGACCGGTCGCTGAGACCGCTTTTCCCGGACGGCTTCTATAGGGAAACTCAGGGGATTGTTTCCGTATTATCTTACGGCGACGAAAACATATCGGATGTATTAGGCATCATCGGAATGTCAGCCGCCCTCGGCATATCACCTATCCCGTTGGAATTCCCGGTCGGAGCCGTAAGGATTGGAATAATTGACAGCGCCTTTGTCATAAACCCAGACTTAAAGGAAACCGCTGAGTGCGATTTCAGCCTGGTTATTGCCGGCACAGAGGATGCGGTTGTCATGGTGGAAGGCGGAGGGCTTGAAATCATCAGTGAAACCACCCTGCTTGAGGCTATTGATGCCGCACATAAGGAAATAAAAAGAATTATTGATCTTCAAAAACAGCTTATATCAATGATAGGCAAGCCGAAGACCGCTGTCACCCCCCCTGTCATTAATAAAGAGCTTTTAAATTCAGTTTCAAATCTTGCTTTAGCAAAAGTAAAAGAAGCTATTACGGTGCCTGACAAATTAAGAAGGCAGGATACCCTCGATGCAATACTTAAAGACGTCATCACTTCCTTGAACACAGGGGAAACGGATATATCAAAAGACATCTCCTCTGTTTTTAACGCTCTGGAAAAAGATCTCGTCAGAAATATGATCCTTGAGAAAGGCATAAGGGCCGACGGCCGCAAGCCTGATGAAATCAGGAAAATAAGCGCCGATGTCGGAATCCTCCCGCGGACACACGGCTCAGCGCTTTTTGTAAGAGGAGAAACACAGTGCCTTGCCATAGTTACGCTCGGGACCTCAGAAGACGAGCAGAGGATTGACGCCCTGGAGGGCGAGTCAAAAAAAACCTTTATGCTTCATTATAACTTTCCTCCGTTCAGCGTTGGAGAGGTCAAACCCCTGCGCGGACCCGGCAGAAGGGAAATAGGTCACGGAATGCTGGCAGAGAGAGCGCTTAAGGCGCTACTCCCTCAAAAAACAGACTTCCCCTACACCATTAGGATAGTCGCAGACGTACTTGAATCAAATGGTTCATCGTCTATGGCAACTGTATGCGGAGGAAGCCTTGCACTCATGGATGCAGGCGTTCCCATAAAGTCGCCGGTGGCAGGCATTGCAATGGGCCTTATAAAGGAAGGCGCGAAGGTGGTGGTCCTCACGGACATCCTGGGTCTTGAAGACCACCTCGGAGATATGGATTTTAAGGTCACAGGCACTGAGGAAGGCATTACGGCCTTTCAAATGGATGTTAAGATAAGCGGCGTAACAAGAGGAATAATGGAAACTGCGCTGGAGCAGGCCAGAAAAGGCAGGCTTTATATTCTCGGCAAAATGTCTGAAATTCTCGCGGGCCCGAGGGAAAATCTTTCAACACATGCGCCAAGAATTTTCACGATGCAGATAAAGACTGACAAGATAAGGGAAGTAATCGGACCGGGCGGCAAGGTCATCCGGGGAATAGTAGAGCAGACAGGCGTTAAGATTGACATTGATGACACCGGTCATATCAATATTGCCTCAATAGATGAAACCTCAGCGCAAAAAGCCATAGATATTATAAAAGGTATCGTCGCAGATGCTGAACTGGGAAAAATTTACATGGGAAAGGTGAAAAGGGTTGTTGATTTCGGGGCCTTTGTGGAAATCTTCCCGGGGACTGAAGGACTGGTTCACATATCTCAAATTTCAGATACGCGAATTGCAAAAGTCACGGACGAAATTAACGAAGGCGATGAAATCCTGGTCAAGGTAATTGAGATAGACAAGACAGGACGCATACGGCTCAGCAGAAAAGATGCAATGAAAGAAAAGACGCCGGCGGCGCAGTAA
- a CDS encoding insulinase family protein, which produces MYKKILLDNGIPVVIETSKDTQSVCIGIWVKVGARHEPADKNGISHFFEHMVFKGTKKRTAREIAVGIDSIGGELNAFTSRESTTFYIKILDEYIGKALDLLTDMFLNSTFPDEDIEKEKGIIMEEIKMVEDTPDDHIHDIFCRNVWGKRGLGQTILGKEAVIKTFTRNDLTNHIKKYYGKKDIVIACAGNLREKKVIDSLNQGIGRLKRHSEVKQEVPVKFTGGLHAVHKDLQETHICLGLKGLPQGSEERYTMHLLNTILGAGVSSRLFQEIREKRGLAYSIYSFNAAYYDTGLWAVYAGTDNRHAKEVVNLITGEMRNLSSTITTDELRRAKDQLKGNLILVLESTNNKMTNIARQEIYYGQYFSPQKIIKAVEAVTLEEIKSLAERLTNDSPFAATIYGPAKDRNLKNLNL; this is translated from the coding sequence ATGTATAAAAAAATACTTCTTGACAACGGCATACCTGTAGTCATTGAAACCTCAAAAGATACCCAGTCCGTGTGCATCGGAATATGGGTAAAAGTAGGCGCAAGGCACGAACCTGCGGATAAAAACGGCATCTCCCACTTCTTTGAACATATGGTCTTTAAGGGGACAAAAAAAAGAACAGCCCGTGAAATCGCTGTGGGAATAGACTCCATCGGAGGGGAACTGAACGCCTTTACTTCGCGGGAGAGCACAACTTTTTATATAAAGATTCTTGATGAATATATAGGAAAGGCGCTGGACCTCCTGACAGACATGTTTCTTAATTCCACTTTCCCCGATGAAGATATTGAAAAAGAAAAAGGCATAATAATGGAAGAAATAAAAATGGTTGAGGACACTCCCGACGACCACATTCATGACATATTCTGCAGAAATGTATGGGGCAAAAGGGGGCTGGGGCAGACCATTCTGGGCAAAGAGGCTGTAATAAAGACCTTTACAAGAAATGACCTGACAAATCATATAAAAAAGTACTACGGTAAAAAGGATATTGTAATTGCCTGCGCCGGCAATCTCAGGGAAAAGAAAGTTATTGACAGCCTCAATCAGGGAATAGGCCGGTTAAAAAGACACTCTGAGGTAAAGCAGGAGGTCCCGGTAAAATTCACCGGAGGGCTGCATGCAGTACATAAAGATTTGCAGGAAACACACATATGCCTTGGCTTAAAAGGACTGCCTCAGGGAAGCGAAGAACGTTATACAATGCATCTTCTGAATACAATATTAGGCGCCGGTGTCAGTTCCAGGCTGTTTCAGGAAATAAGAGAAAAAAGAGGGCTTGCCTATTCAATCTACTCATTCAATGCGGCTTATTATGATACGGGCCTGTGGGCCGTTTATGCGGGAACTGATAACCGCCACGCCAAAGAAGTTGTCAATCTCATAACCGGTGAAATGAGAAATCTTTCCTCCACCATTACTACCGACGAACTCCGGAGGGCCAAGGATCAGCTTAAAGGCAATCTTATCCTTGTACTTGAGTCCACAAACAATAAAATGACAAATATAGCCAGGCAGGAAATATATTACGGACAGTATTTCTCTCCGCAGAAGATAATAAAAGCAGTAGAAGCCGTTACGCTTGAAGAGATAAAATCACTCGCTGAAAGGCTGACAAACGACAGCCCCTTTGCAGCAACCATCTACGGGCCCGCGAAAGACAGGAATTTAAAAAACTTAAATCTTTAA
- a CDS encoding Fic family protein produces MMTLRQFSSKPRTIPAVTSWYLSDLGESRGRQELFTKQAPQRLKALREHALIESAVSSNRIEGVTVDQTRVRTIVLGKTHLRDRDEEEVRGYRNALKLIHEQGSKLKVSEDTILKLHKLIRGDIWDAGKYKEKESDIIEKYSDGRTRVRFKTVSADKTPLYMGQLIKLWKDSMREQWVHPLIALPAFNLDFLCVHPFRDGNGRVSRLLLLLQLYHLGYEAGRYISIERIIEQNKERYYETLEQSSQGWHKGKQDPWPYINYVLFILKTAYREFEERVRETKSPRGAKTELIISAIMRAIGSFCVADIQRECPGVSVDMIRLVLKALQSDRRVKCLGRGQSAQWQKTDKW; encoded by the coding sequence ATGATGACACTACGGCAGTTTTCTTCTAAGCCAAGAACTATTCCAGCGGTCACATCATGGTATCTATCTGACCTTGGTGAATCACGGGGAAGACAGGAACTATTTACCAAACAGGCGCCGCAGAGGCTCAAAGCCTTGCGTGAACACGCATTGATAGAAAGCGCAGTCTCATCTAATCGTATTGAGGGTGTGACTGTAGACCAGACACGTGTCCGTACAATCGTACTGGGCAAAACACACCTTCGTGATCGTGACGAGGAAGAAGTTAGGGGTTACCGGAATGCCCTGAAACTTATTCATGAACAAGGCAGTAAGTTGAAAGTATCTGAGGACACTATTCTCAAACTGCACAAATTAATACGTGGAGATATATGGGATGCCGGGAAATACAAGGAGAAAGAAAGCGACATTATAGAGAAGTACTCTGACGGCAGGACAAGGGTGAGATTTAAAACTGTTTCAGCAGATAAGACACCTTTATATATGGGTCAGTTAATCAAACTATGGAAAGACAGTATGCGTGAACAGTGGGTGCACCCGCTTATCGCACTTCCAGCCTTTAATCTGGATTTCCTCTGTGTACATCCATTCAGGGATGGTAATGGCAGAGTTTCCAGACTTTTGCTTCTGCTTCAGTTATATCATCTCGGCTATGAAGCCGGACGATATATAAGTATTGAAAGAATTATAGAGCAGAATAAAGAACGTTATTATGAAACACTGGAACAAAGTTCTCAAGGCTGGCATAAAGGGAAACAGGACCCCTGGCCTTATATAAATTATGTGCTTTTCATACTCAAAACCGCATACCGTGAATTTGAGGAACGGGTTAGAGAGACAAAATCTCCCAGAGGCGCAAAAACTGAACTGATAATAAGCGCCATTATGCGCGCCATTGGTTCATTCTGTGTTGCTGATATTCAGAGAGAATGTCCGGGTGTAAGCGTAGATATGATACGGCTGGTATTGAAAGCCCTGCAATCGGACAGACGAGTTAAGTGTCTGGGCCGCGGGCAGAGTGCTCAGTGGCAGAAGACAGATAAATGGTGA
- a CDS encoding rhomboid family intramembrane serine protease, giving the protein MIPFKDDNPITIFPFVTIGLIAANIIVFILQMTSPAGPKNIVFAYGAIPNYILTFNPVQPIHPFLTVFTSMFMHGGLLHIAGNMLYLWIFGNNIEDKLGHVRFIIFYLLSGIAAAYSYALTSASSMVPMVGASGAVAGILGAYILLFPRARVYTLIFFGFFMRVIA; this is encoded by the coding sequence ATGATTCCGTTTAAAGACGACAATCCCATAACTATTTTCCCTTTTGTAACGATTGGGCTGATCGCGGCGAACATTATAGTTTTTATCCTGCAGATGACCTCTCCGGCAGGCCCGAAAAATATTGTCTTTGCCTACGGCGCCATTCCAAATTATATTTTAACTTTTAATCCGGTTCAGCCCATTCATCCATTTTTAACTGTTTTTACATCCATGTTTATGCACGGCGGACTGCTTCATATTGCGGGCAATATGCTTTATCTCTGGATATTCGGCAATAACATAGAGGATAAATTAGGGCATGTAAGGTTTATAATATTTTATCTTCTTTCGGGCATTGCCGCCGCTTACAGCTACGCGCTTACATCCGCTTCATCCATGGTGCCGATGGTAGGGGCCAGCGGCGCAGTTGCCGGCATACTCGGAGCCTATATACTTTTATTTCCAAGGGCCAGGGTTTATACCCTTATCTTTTTCGGATTTTTTATGCGTGTCATTGC
- the rpsO gene encoding 30S ribosomal protein S15 — protein MGLGKEKKNEIINKFKVHETDTGSPEVQIAIISERLNSLSEHFRLHKKDHHSRRGLLKLVGQRRRLLDYLKMNNKGRYDTVVEQLGLKK, from the coding sequence ATGGGTTTAGGCAAGGAAAAGAAAAACGAGATAATCAACAAGTTCAAGGTACATGAGACCGATACAGGTTCCCCTGAGGTTCAAATTGCAATAATAAGCGAACGGTTGAACTCACTTTCAGAACATTTCAGGCTTCATAAAAAAGACCATCACTCCCGGAGAGGGCTTTTAAAGCTCGTCGGACAGAGGCGCAGGTTGCTGGATTATCTGAAGATGAATAATAAGGGACGGTATGACACGGTTGTCGAACAGCTTGGATTGAAAAAATAG